The following coding sequences lie in one Spinacia oleracea cultivar Varoflay chromosome 1, BTI_SOV_V1, whole genome shotgun sequence genomic window:
- the LOC110789509 gene encoding 40S ribosomal protein S13-like, with protein MGRMHSRGKGMSASSIPYKRTPPSWLKISAQDVDENICKFAKKGLTPSQFGVILRDSHGIAQVKSVTGNKILRILKAHGKLFSDIF; from the exons ATGGGTCGTATGCACAGTCGCGG TAAGGGAATGTCCGCCTCTTCTATCCCCTACAAGAGGACCCCACCTTCCTGGCTCAAGATCTCCGCTCAAGAT GTGGATGAGAACATTTGTAAGTTTGCAAAGAAGGGTTTGACACCTTCTCAGTTTGGTGTGATTTTGAGGGATTCTCATGGTATTGCTCAAGTCAAGAGTGTTACTGGTAACAAGATCCTTCGTATCCTCAAAGCTCATGGTAAGTTATTTTCTGATATCTTTTGA